One genomic region from Leishmania panamensis strain MHOM/PA/94/PSC-1 chromosome 10 sequence encodes:
- a CDS encoding hypothetical protein (TriTrypDB/GeneDB-style sysID: LpmP.10.1140), whose translation MAVSSSGRIADVNQAELTKIGPKIDDVLAICLASFDSLRDMAFKFQYEQAAEKAAYQSGETKPDPMTQLMHVLQRMVDLTLGTARAVYDQTLLEWRRRKGEGGADSPTSQLASSQSTTPPKVLRNSSVEDFAEGSLAWIERGSHLSLLSLEVLSSVLLAHHYLRKDLQKYMLDFNALDYLEKVFSMERDHELCYFPEGFKTECMRLIANLTHNNVDVSAALVERDTFLFNILSATQIDEENPGMVEWAEFAIRNICESSSAAREKIRKLAPQGVAERSRGILAGRCSYSFSSSGKVQLHTQKPRLD comes from the coding sequence ATGGCTGTCTCTTCAAGTGGTCGAATTGCCGATGTGAACCAGGCGGAACTGACAAAGATTGGGCCAAAGATCGATGACGTCCTCGCTATCTGTCTGGCTAGCTTCGATAGTCTGCGTGATATGGCATTCAAGTTCCAATACGAACAGGCTGCTGAGAAAGCCGCCTACCAAAGTGGCGAGACGAAGCCTGATCCCATGACGCAACTAATGCATGTGCTACAGCGGATGGTTGATTTGACTTTAGGTACTGCAAGAGCGGTGTACGATCAAACGCTGCtggagtggcggcggcgcaagggcgaggggggggcggacTCGCCGACCTCTCAGCTTGCTTCGTCTCAGTCCACAACGCCACCTAAGGTGCTGCGGAACAGCAGTGTAGAGGATTTTGCGGAAGGCTCTCTTGCATGGATCGAGCGAGGCTCTCAtttgtctcttctctccctcgaggtcctctcctctgttttGCTTGCTCACCACTATCTTCGCAAAGATTTGCAGAAGTACATGCTAGATTTCAATGCCCTTGACTATCTCGAGAAAGTATTTAGTATGGAACGTGATCACGAGTTGTGCTACTTTCCAGAGGGCTTCAAGACCGAGTGCATGCGCCTTATAGCCAATTTGACTCACAACAACGTCGATGTGAGCGCGGCGCTTGTCGAGCGCGACACGTTTCTCTTCAACATCCTCTCCGCTACTCAGATTGACGAGGAGAATCCAGGCATGGTAGAGTGGGCCGAGTTTGCCATTCGTAACATCTGCGAATCATCCTCAGCAGCGCGGGAAAAGATACGAAAGCTAGCTCCGCAAGGTGTCGCAGAGCGAAGTCGTGGAATTCTTGCTGGACGGTGCAGCtactccttctccagcagtgGGAAGGTTCAACTTCACACTCAAAAGCCACGCCTAGACTAG
- a CDS encoding hypothetical protein (TriTrypDB/GeneDB-style sysID: LpmP.10.1150), with protein MIFLEKLKTIVGRSAGSRARKALTTSAGVAPPKFSEAWSQAKAITNKLFEEREWQCPCGHKFRAAGEWVACAPIYCEVPSCPNPKYYIDGPGRALLEANPSGVKLEEVVNSRGSVAPQEASFQKPGGVGSRFR; from the coding sequence ATGATCTTTCTAGAGAAGTTGAAGACGATAGTTGGCCGAAGCGCCGGCTCTCGTGCCAGAAAGGCTCTTACCACCTCCGCTGGAGTGGCGCCGCCAAAGTTTTCTGAAGCGTGGAGCCAAGCAAAGGCGATCACGAACAAGCTCTTCGAGGAGCGAGAGTGGCAGTGTCCATGCGGACACAAGTTTCGTGCTGCTGGGGAGTGGGTTGCTTGTGCACCGATATACTGCGAGGTACCGTCTTGTCCGAACCCCAAGTACTACATCGATGGACCTGGGCGTGCCCTTCTAGAGGCAAATCCTTCAGGTGTGAAGCTTGAGGAGGTGGTCAACTCAAGGGGTAGCGTCGCGCCTCAGGAGGCTTCTTTCCAGAAGCCTGGAGGTGTTGGCTCGCGCTTTCGATGA